The DNA window GGCCGGACGAGCGGCCATGGTGACGCAGACCGCGGCCGCGATCCCGGAGAAGCGGGACGACGACCCGCTCGGCGCCGACTTCCAGGACTTCTACCGCGAGGTGGCGCCCGGCTTTCACCGCCGGGCGCTGGCCCGCGGCCTCAGCGAGCACGACGCCCACGACGTCGTCCAGGACGTCATGCTCAAGATCCTCGGCCGCTGGCGCAAGGTCGGCGCGCTGTCGCCCGGCGAGCGTTTCGGGTACGCGGACCGGGCGCTGCGGCATGCCATCACGGACGTGTGGCGGCGGCAGCAGCGTGACGCCGCGCTGGGGATGCGGCTTCGGCAGGAATCGGTGGACCGAGGGGATCCGGCCGAGCGTGACTCGGCCGGCGCCGAGGCGTTGCGGCTGGTCGGGACGCTGACCGGCTGCCAGTACCAGGTCATGGTCCTGGCGCAGGAGGGGCTCAAGCCCCGCGAGATCGCCGCTGAGCTCGGCATGCGGAACTCCACGGTGAGTTCGCATCTGCACGAGGCCCGCCGGAAGTTGATGACGAAGCTTCAAGCTTGGAAGGACAGCGGCCGTGAAGAATGAGCCCCTGCTGACGACCGACGAGCACGAGCTGCTGCGCCGCGCGCAGGACGAGGCGCTGGCCGGGACGGCGTTCGACGTCGAGGCCGGGTTGGCCGATCTTCGCGAACGTGCGCGCCGGCCCGCCGCCGTCCCCGCCCGGCAGCGGGTCGAGTGGCGGGAACGGTTCCGATTGCGGGTGGGCACGACGGCGGGGCTCGCGGCGCTCCTGGCCGCGCTGACCGGCGGCGGTCTCGGGGTGGTGGCGATGCAGGCGCGCACCGAGAATCCGCAGGTCAGGGTGCCGGACGTGCCGGCGCAGCCGATCATTCCGGCGGCGACGCCCTCCGCCCGCACCCACGGGACGGGTCACGATCGACCGGCGACGCCCCCGCGAGACCACCATCAAGACCACATTCCCGGGGGTACGCCCCCGCGGACGTCCCCCGCCACCCGGGCCACCGTCGCCCCGCCGATCGCCGAGCCGCCCGCCGGTGACTCGCCGGCGACCGGCCCCACCGGCGCGCCGACCGCCGCGGCCGCGTCCCCGGCCGCGACGCCCCCCGCGACCCCGGCCGGAGACGCCGTCCCGAGCCCGACCGGTGCCGCAGCCGGGCCTCCGACCGGTGGCGCAGCCGGGCCTCCGACCGGCGCCGCAGGCGGGCCTCCGACCGGCGCCGCGACGGCCGGGGACCCCGAGCCGTTCGCGGTGCACTACGCGGCGATGTCGCTGACGGTCCCGGTGGACGACGAGGAACCGCAGGCCATCGACCTGGCCGAGCCCCGCACCTCGCCCGGCGGCGCGGGCGCGGTGGCGATCTCCGCGGTGCCGGACACCGGGGACCTGATGCTGGAGCCGACCTCCGACGTGCAGGCCGCGACGATCTCCACGGCCGCGGCGACGCCGGACGAGTGCGCCGCGGCGATCCGCGACGACCCGGCCGGCGACGCGCCCCTGAAGCTGCGGGACGACCGGACGTACTGCCTGCTCACGCCGGGTGAACAGGCCGACGGTGACACGCTGGTGCAGCTGACCGTCGACGAGAAGGACGACGACGCCGGCGAGGTCGTCGTCCACCTCGCGGCGTGGAACGTGGCGGCGTGAGTCAGACCGCCTTCGCGAGGGTCTGGTACTCGTCCTCGGTCAGCTTCACGTCGGCGGCCGCGAGGTTCTCCTCGAGGTGGGCGACCGAGGACGTGCCGGGGATCGGGACCATCACGGGTGACCGCTGGAGCAGCCAGGCGAGCGCGAGCTGGCCGGTGGTCGTACCCGGATGGGCCCGGGCGACGGATTCGAGCGGGCCGCCGGGGCGGGCCAGGGCGCCCGCGTCGACCGGCGCCCACGGGATGAACGCGATGCCCTGCTCGGTGCAGTAGTCGAGGAGCTCCTCGGCACGCCGGTCGCCCAGGTTGTAGCGGTTCTGCACCGAGGCGACCGGCACGCCGGCGGCCTGCGCGGCCTTGACCTCGTCGACCGAGACCTCGGAGAGACCGACCTGCTTCGCCAGCCCCTCGTCGACGAAGGAGCGCAGCACGCCGAACTGCTCGTCGCGGGGGACGAGCGGGTCGATGCGGTGCAGCTGCCACAGGTCGATCTGCTCGACGCCGAGGCGGCGCATCGACATCAGGATGCACTGGCGCAGGTACTCGGGACGGCCGACGGCCTGCCAGATGTTCGGGCCCTGGCGGGTGAAGCCGCCCTTGGTCGCGATCACCACGTCGCCGTAACCGGTGCCGTCGTGCAGGGCCTCGTGGATCAGGTTCTCCGACACGTCGGGGCCGTAGGAGTCGGCGGTGTCGATGAACGTGACACCGAGCTCGACGGATCGGCGCAGCACGGCCACCGCCGCCGCGGGGTCGCGCGGCGGACCCCACACGCCGGGTCCGGTGATCCGCATGGCGCCGAAGCCGAGCCGGTGCACGTTCCTGCCGCCCAGGGCGATCGTGCCGCTGTTGGAGAGTGTCATGAACGTAGGTCTACCCCGTGAAGTTCATTCTGCCCTCGGTAATTTGACCGGCGTCACGCCCGGAGCGCGGGCATCGCCTCGGTGAGCATGGCGTGCCAGTCGGGCAGCGGGTCGACGCCGGCGCCGGCCTGCCAGCGGTCGTGGCCGAGCACGCTGTAGGCGGGGCGGCGGGCCGGCCGGACGAACCTGTCGCTGGTCGTCGGGCGTACCCGATCGGGGTCGTGCCCGGCCAGGGCGAAAGCGGCCCGGGCCAGGCCGAACCAGGTGGTCGAGCCGGCCGCGGTGCCGTGATAGGCGCCCGGGGCGGCGTCCGAGCGGCCCAGGGCGACCAGCTGCTGCGCCAGCGCGAACGACCAGGTCGGCGGGCCGACCTGGTCGTCGACCACGTCCACGGTGTCCCGTTCGGTGGCCAGCCGCAGCATGGTCCGCACGAAGTTCGGGCCGTGCTCGCCGTAGAGCCACGCGGTCCGCACGACGTAGCCGCCGGCCGCGAGCACCGCCTTCTCGCCGACCGCCTTGCCCCGGCCGTACGCGTTGAGCGGCGCCTGCGGCGTCTCCTCCGGAATGGGAGAGGTGGCCGTGCCGTCGAAGACGTAATCGGTGGAGATGTGGATGAGCCGGTCGCCGAGTACCGCGGCGAGACCGGCGACCGCGTGGCCGTTGACGGCGGTGGCGGCCTCCTCGTTCGACTCCGCGCCGTCCACGTCCGTCCAGGCGGCCGCGTTGATCACCACGTCCGCGCCGTCGGTGGCGGCTCGGACCGCTGCCGGATCGGTGATGTCCAGATCGGCGCGACCCAGAGCGACGACGTCGTCACCCTTGAGGACTTTCTGCAGGTCCTGGCCGAGCATGCCGCCGGCCCCGGTGATCAGCCAGCGCATCAGAGGGCGCTCCGGGACTTGAGCGGCTCCCACCAGCCGCGGTTGTCGCGGTACCAGGCGACGGTTGCGGCCAGCCCGTCGTCCAGGGTGACCTGTGGCTCGTACCCCAGCTCGGTGCTGATCTTCGAGATGTCGAGCGAGTAGCGCCTGTCGTGTCCCTTACGGTCGGTCACCAGCTCGACACTGTCCCAGTCGGCGCCGCAGGCGGTCAGGAGACGCTCGGTGAGCTCGCGGTTACTCAATTCCGTGCCGCCGCCGATGTTGTAGACCTCGCCGGCGCGGCCCTTCTCCAGCGCGAGCTGGATGCCTCGACAGTGATCGGACACGTGCAGCCAGTCACGAACATTGCCGCCGTCGCCGTAGAGCGGCACTTTCTTGCCGTCCAGCAGATTCGTGACGAAGAGCGGGATGACCTTCTCCGGGAACTGGTGGTGCCCGTAGTTGTTGGAGCAGCGCGTGACCACCACGTCCATGCCGTGCGTGCGGTGCGCGGCCAGGGCCATCAGGTCGGAGGCGGCCTTGGAGGCGGCGTACGGGGAATTCGGGGCGAGGGGCCAGCTCTCGGTCCACGAGCCCTCGTCGATCGAGCCGTAGACCTCGTCGGTGGAGACGTGCAGGAACCGGCCGACCCCGGCGGCGCGGGCCGCGTCCAGCAGCACCTGCGTGCCCAGCACATTCGTGGTGACGAACGGCACAGCGGAGTTGATGGACCGGTCGACATGGGATTCGGCGGCGAAATGCACCACCACGTCATGACCGGGAAGCAAGTCGTGCAACAGGTTTGAATCAGTGATGTCGCCCTGCACGAAATTGAGTCGTGGATCCGACACGGGGAGGTTTTCGCGATTACCCGAATAGGACAACAGATCCAGAACGGTCACCGATGCGCCCGCCGCACCTGCGTACTCGTCCTGCAAGAGGGCCCTGACGTAGGCCGATCCGATGAAGCCGGCACCACCGGTTACGAAAATCTGCACGGGTGGGGAGTGTAGACGCTGGCACCCACTGTTTAGGGTTCCCCAGTGCGTGGAATCTTGCTGGCCGGAGGTACCGGCTCCCGACTCTGGCCGATTACCAAGGCCATGTCCAAACAGCTTATGCCCATCTTCGACAAACCGATGATTTACTACCCGCTGACCACTCTGGTATCGGCCGGGATCCGCGAGATCCTCGTCATCACCACGCCCGAGGATCAGCCTCACTTTGAGCGATTGCTCGGTGACGGAAAGCAGTTCGGACTGTCGCTCACGTACGCGCAGCAGCCGAAACCGGACGGGATCGCCCAGGCCTTCCGGATCGGCGCCGACTTCATCGGGGACGAGCCGGTGGCGCTGATCCTGGGCGACAACATCTTCCACGGCGTGGGGCTCGGGCGGCAGCTGGCCCGGTTCGGTGAGCCGGCCGGGGGGCGGGTCTTCGCGTACCCGGTGGCCGATCCGGAGCGCTACGGCGTGGTGGAATTCGACGAATCGGGCAAAGTGCTCTCCATCGAGGAGAAGCCGGAGCGGCCGAAGTCGACGTACGTGGTGCCCGGTCTCTACTTCTACGACGCCGACGTGGTCGAGATCGCCGGAGACCTGAAGCCCAGCGCGCGCGGCGAGCTGGAGATCACCGCGGTGAACGAGGAGTACCTGCGGCAGGGCCGGCTCGACGTGACGGTTCTGGATCGCGGCACGGTCTGGCTCGACACCGGGACGTTCCAGTCCATGGTGCAGGCCTCGGAGTATGTGCGGGTGATCGAGGAACGCCAGGGCCTTAAGATCGGCTGCGTCGAGGAAGCGGCGTGGCGACTCGGCTTCATCTCCGACGATCAGCTGCGTGAGCTGGCCGAACCCCTGCTCAAGAGCGGTTACGGCGAGTATCTGGTCCGGTTACTTTCTGCGGGCCGATTTGGGGGAGTGCTGTGAAGATCAGTCCACTGGGCATCGAGGGCGCCTTCGAGATCACGCCGGTGCAGCACGGCGACGCCCGGGGCTCGTTCCTCGAGTGGTACCGCTTCGACCATCTGGCCGAGGCCGTCGGGCACCCGCTCGATCTCGCTCAGGGCAACCTCTCCGTCTCGGCGCGTGACGTCGTCCGCGGGATCCACTTCGCTGACGTGCCGCCGGGTCAGGCGAAATATGTGACGTGCGTCAAGGGTGCCGTGCTCGACGTCATCGTTGACATCCGGGTCGGCTCGCCGACGTTCGGCAGATGGGAGTCGGTGCGCCTCGACGACGAGGACCGCAAGGCGGTGTACCTGGGCGAGGGGCTCGGTCACGGGTTCTGCGCGCTGACGGAGGGTGCCACGGTGGCGTACCTCTGCTCGACCGAGTACCGGCCCGGCCGGGAGCACGGCATCCACCCGCTCGACCCCACGCTGGGCATCGCCTGGCCTGCGGAGACGCCGCTCCTCTCGGGCAAGGACGCGCAGGCGCCGTCGCTCGAGGAGGCGCGTGACAAGGGTCTGCTGCCTCGCTACGAGGAGTGCCAGAACTACGCGGAGTCACTGCGTCGGAATCACTACAGCCGTACGTCCTAAGTGGGCGATTGACCGCCTGGGGGGCGGGTGGTAGCCGGGGGCGACGGAAGCGGTTTCGGGAGGCGGTTCGAGATGATCCATAGGAATATTTCGGACAGGTCCGATTCGGATGGCTTACGGTGCTATGCCTTCCGGCCTCATCCGATCCGCCATTCCTGTCGAACGGAAAGATGAAGCGCGATCGTGCGTGGGTCAGCAGTCTGTCTGGTGTGTCTCATGGGTTTCCGCCCAGGGAAGATTTCAGTCTGATGTCCGGCTCGGGGAAAAACGGACCAAAGGTTGATCGCAGTCGATACGGGGGCATGGGCGTGCAGACAATCGAATCAGTGGAGACGCTCGATCTCGCTGAAGAGGCACGACTGCTCAGCTCCCGCCCCCGGGCCACCGGAGCGCGAGCCGGTTGGCAGGGCCGATATGCCCGGCGGCTCTACCTCATCGACTTCCTGGTCGGTCTGTGTGCAGCGTCCTGGGCGCTCGTTCTGCGATTCGGATCGACCGGCACGGAGCCGTACAACCGCGGTTATCTGCTGATCACGGCGGTCCTGCCGCTGGCCTGGATCGCCTGCCTCGCGATGAACCGGGCCTACGAGCCGCGCCACCTGTTCGTCGGCACCGACGAGTACGCGCGGGTGTTCCGATCAGGTTTGGCGCTCACCGCCGGCCTCGCCATTGTTTCGTTCGCGTTCGACCTTCGTTTGGCGCGCGGTTACGTGATTATCGCGATGCCACTCGCCATCGCCGTCGATATCTTCGCGCGGTACCTCGCCCGGCAGATGTTGCACCGTTC is part of the Actinoplanes missouriensis 431 genome and encodes:
- a CDS encoding aldo/keto reductase, which gives rise to MTLSNSGTIALGGRNVHRLGFGAMRITGPGVWGPPRDPAAAVAVLRRSVELGVTFIDTADSYGPDVSENLIHEALHDGTGYGDVVIATKGGFTRQGPNIWQAVGRPEYLRQCILMSMRRLGVEQIDLWQLHRIDPLVPRDEQFGVLRSFVDEGLAKQVGLSEVSVDEVKAAQAAGVPVASVQNRYNLGDRRAEELLDYCTEQGIAFIPWAPVDAGALARPGGPLESVARAHPGTTTGQLALAWLLQRSPVMVPIPGTSSVAHLEENLAAADVKLTEDEYQTLAKAV
- the rfbA gene encoding glucose-1-phosphate thymidylyltransferase RfbA; this translates as MRGILLAGGTGSRLWPITKAMSKQLMPIFDKPMIYYPLTTLVSAGIREILVITTPEDQPHFERLLGDGKQFGLSLTYAQQPKPDGIAQAFRIGADFIGDEPVALILGDNIFHGVGLGRQLARFGEPAGGRVFAYPVADPERYGVVEFDESGKVLSIEEKPERPKSTYVVPGLYFYDADVVEIAGDLKPSARGELEITAVNEEYLRQGRLDVTVLDRGTVWLDTGTFQSMVQASEYVRVIEERQGLKIGCVEEAAWRLGFISDDQLRELAEPLLKSGYGEYLVRLLSAGRFGGVL
- the rfbD gene encoding dTDP-4-dehydrorhamnose reductase, with the translated sequence MRWLITGAGGMLGQDLQKVLKGDDVVALGRADLDITDPAAVRAATDGADVVINAAAWTDVDGAESNEEAATAVNGHAVAGLAAVLGDRLIHISTDYVFDGTATSPIPEETPQAPLNAYGRGKAVGEKAVLAAGGYVVRTAWLYGEHGPNFVRTMLRLATERDTVDVVDDQVGPPTWSFALAQQLVALGRSDAAPGAYHGTAAGSTTWFGLARAAFALAGHDPDRVRPTTSDRFVRPARRPAYSVLGHDRWQAGAGVDPLPDWHAMLTEAMPALRA
- a CDS encoding dTDP-4-dehydrorhamnose 3,5-epimerase family protein, which gives rise to MKISPLGIEGAFEITPVQHGDARGSFLEWYRFDHLAEAVGHPLDLAQGNLSVSARDVVRGIHFADVPPGQAKYVTCVKGAVLDVIVDIRVGSPTFGRWESVRLDDEDRKAVYLGEGLGHGFCALTEGATVAYLCSTEYRPGREHGIHPLDPTLGIAWPAETPLLSGKDAQAPSLEEARDKGLLPRYEECQNYAESLRRNHYSRTS
- a CDS encoding RNA polymerase sigma factor, yielding MVTQTAAAIPEKRDDDPLGADFQDFYREVAPGFHRRALARGLSEHDAHDVVQDVMLKILGRWRKVGALSPGERFGYADRALRHAITDVWRRQQRDAALGMRLRQESVDRGDPAERDSAGAEALRLVGTLTGCQYQVMVLAQEGLKPREIAAELGMRNSTVSSHLHEARRKLMTKLQAWKDSGREE
- the rfbB gene encoding dTDP-glucose 4,6-dehydratase, whose amino-acid sequence is MQIFVTGGAGFIGSAYVRALLQDEYAGAAGASVTVLDLLSYSGNRENLPVSDPRLNFVQGDITDSNLLHDLLPGHDVVVHFAAESHVDRSINSAVPFVTTNVLGTQVLLDAARAAGVGRFLHVSTDEVYGSIDEGSWTESWPLAPNSPYAASKAASDLMALAAHRTHGMDVVVTRCSNNYGHHQFPEKVIPLFVTNLLDGKKVPLYGDGGNVRDWLHVSDHCRGIQLALEKGRAGEVYNIGGGTELSNRELTERLLTACGADWDSVELVTDRKGHDRRYSLDISKISTELGYEPQVTLDDGLAATVAWYRDNRGWWEPLKSRSAL